The stretch of DNA CATGCACCTGCCAGAAAGCACCCTGAATGCGCTGGAGGTCTTCAAACCCAACAGTGCAGGCAGCCTGACCTTGCTGGATGTGCTCTCAGAAACCCGCACCTCGGGAGGCAAGCGCAGGCTGAGGGCATGGCTCAGGCAACCCCTGCTGGACGAGGTGCTGATTTCAGACCGCTTGCAGGCTGTTGAGGATCTGGTCAAACAGCCGCTGGCCCGCAACAAGATCCGCAGCCAGCTTTACCGTGCCCATGACCTGGAGCGCCTCTCTGCACGGGTGAGCACCGGAAGGGCCACCCCCAGAGAAGTCGCTGCACTGGCCCGCACCCTGGAACTTCTGCCCGAACTGCACGATGCCCTCAAAGGTTTTTCAGGCCTGCTGCAGGATCTCAGAAGCAGGCTCAGTGACCTGCCAGATGCGGTGTCCCTCATCCGTGCTGCACTGGTGGAGGACCCACCGATCAAGCTTTCCGAAGGGGGCCTGATCCGGGACGGTTTCAATGCAGACCTCGACAACCTCAGGCAGGAGGCCCTCTCAGGCCGCACCTGGATGGCAGACCTGGAGCAGACCGAACGGGTTCGCACAGGGATTGGCAACCTGAAGGTCAGTTACAACCAGGTGTTTGGCTACTACCTGGAAGTCACCAGTGCCCACTTCAGCAAGATTCCTGACGACTACCACCAGATTGCCACACTCAAGGACCGTGCCCGTTTTGTGCGCCCGGACATCCGGGACCGGGAGCGCCAGATTGCCCGTGCAGAAAGCGCAGCCATTGCCCTCGAAGCAGAAGTCTTCCAGAACCTGCGGGACGAACTGAAAGCCCATGCGGACCATCTTTCCCTGCTGGCTTCGGCCTTCTCGGACCTGGATGTGCTCTGTGCTCTGGCAGAAGTGGCCTCGCTAAACCACTGGGTTCGCCCCAGGCTTTCCCGGGACCTGCAACTTGTGCAGGCCCGACATCCTGTGGTGGAAAAGAACCTCGGAGAGAAATTCATTCCCAACGACGCAGCGATGAACCCCTCCCGGCACCTGCTGGTGATCACAGGTCCCAACATGGCAGGGAAAAGCACCTACCTCCGCATGGTTGCCCTGTGTGCCCTGCTGCACCAGATCGGCTCTTTTGTGCCTGCAGAGTCTGCTTCTCTGCCCCTCTTTGATGCGATTCACACCCGCATTGGGGCCAGCGATGACCTTGCAGGCGGGCGCAGCACTTTCATGGTGGAAATGACCGAACTTGCAGGCATCCTGCACACGGCCACCTCCAGAAGCCTGATCATTCTGGATGAGGTGGGACGCGGAACCTCCACCCTGGATGGACTTGCCATTGCCTGGTCCAGCCTGGAACACCTGCAGTCTCTGGGAGCATACACCCTCTATGCCACCCATTATTTCGAGCTGACCCATCTGGAAAGCAAGCTCCCTGGTGTGGTGAATTTGCATGTGGCCGCGCAGGAAGAGGCCGGAGGTCTGGTTTTCTACCACCAGGTGATGGAAGGTGCAGCCAGCGAATCCTACGGGGTCAGCGTGGCAAAACTCGCCGGGTTGCCTGCTGGGGTCACTGACCGGGCAGACCGCCTTCTGAGGTCCTTCCGGGCCAGAGAAAGAGAGCAATACCACGAGGTGCTCAGGCGACTGAGTACAATGGAAGTGAGCAGACTCACCCCCCTGGAAGCCCTGAAAGCCCTGCATGACCTCCAGATGATGCTGCACGCAGGAGAGCTGTCATGATTCAGATCCTTCCCGTAGACATCCAGCGCCTCATTGCCGCCGGAGAGGTCATCACCCGACCCCTCGATGTGGTGCGTGAACTCATTGACAATGCCCTGGATGCCTCCGCCACCCGCATTGACATTGAACTCTCTGGAGGGGGCCTCACCGCCATTTCGGTGAAGGACAACGGTTCAGGCATTCCTGCAGAGGAACTGGCAAAAGCACCCCTCAGGCACGCCACCAGCAAGATCCAGAACATGCAGGACGTGCATGCCATCCGCACGCTGGGTTTTCGTGGAGAGGCCCTGTGGAGCATTGCCTACGCTGGATACCTGCAGATCACCACCCGCCCGCAACACCAGCTGGGAGGGACAGAACTGTTTGCTTTTCAGGACCGGGTGAGGGTGGCTCCAACGGCCTGCCCGGCAGGTACCCGTGTCACCGTGATGAAACTCTTTGAAGAGCTTCCAGCCCGCCTGCGCATCCAGATGCAACCGTCCAGTGAATACCGGGACATCATCATGCTGGTTGGGCGGTACATTCTGCACCACCCGCAGGTCAGTTTCAAATTGGTGCTGGACGGGGAGCTGAAATTTCAGCATGTCAGCAGCGATCTCATCCATGCGGTTGGCACTGTGTTTGGCCCCCTCAGTGCCAACCGCATGATGAACGTTCAAACCCCCATGGTTCAGGGGGTGATTTCCAGACCGGAACTCACCCGCCCGAGGCGCGACCGCATGCACCTCTCTGTGAATGGTAGACCGATTCAGGCAACAAATGAACTGGAGAATGCCATTATCTCGGGCTACGGGGAATTCCTACCTGCGAACCAGGCCCCCACCTGCATCCTCAACCTGACCCTCCCTCCGGAAACGCTGGATGTGAACATCCACCCCACCAAAACCCAGGTGGCGTTCCAGAACCTTTCGGAAGTCCTGGAGGCCCTGAAAACAGCCGTCAGGGATTCGCTTCTGCAGCACCCTCTGGCCCAGTCTGCGCCTCTGCCAAAAGTGGTCACTGAGCCTCTGCAGGACAAAAACAGCCTTCCAGACTTCCGCATGATCGGGGTGTACCGGGAACTGTACTTCCTCGCAGAATCAGAAGGGGACCTGTGGGTGATTGATGCCCACGCCGCCTTCGAGCGCATCTGGTACGAGAAACTGCAGGTGGCCTTCCGCAAAGCCGAACCGCTGGAATTGCCAAGTCCTGAGATGGTGCAACTTGGTGCAGAAGCCCTGGGCATCCTGCTGGAAAGGGCCCCCATGTTGATGCAGTGGGGTTTTCATCTGGAGCCTTTTGGAGCGAATCTGGTGAGGGTCCGTTCCATTCCCCAGACCCTCAGCAAACTGCCGATCCAGAATGCAGTGCAATTGGTGATCGATTCTGCCATCTCTGGCAGTGATCCAGAGCGGGATGTGCTGGCAAGGCTGGCATGTCTGCCTTCCCTCAAAGCAGGCCAGATCCGTGCAGACCACGGTCAGGAACTCATCAACGGCCTGAAAAGCTGCCAGAACCCCTGGGTGTGTCCCCACGGCAGACCCACCACCCTGAGGCTTCCAGAGCGGGACATCGCCCATGCCTTTGGACGCAGAGGGGTGCGGGACCTGCCCAGAGGACGGGACGCGGAAAAAGCCGAGAGCCAGGAGCCGAGCGACCAGCACGAAGCGGCGCTCAGCGCGAAACGGGCCGCCCCGTGAGCGCGTAGTCAGAGCAAGAAGGCCGTCTGATAAGCCCGTAGCAGGAGGCAAGAAGCATGAGCCGCTTCCCTCAGCCCAAAGGACTGTCGAGTCCTTTGGGCAAGATTCCATAAAGCAGTCTTTGGGTGTACAGATCGAGATGCAGGGCTTTTCCTGTAAAGATCGGTCCGATCATGTTGAACCCTGAAAAAAAGGCTCCCGGGGTTGCCCTGGCATCTCTGGCGTAACCTGAAAATTGGTATTATACCTGTCCTAAACTTTGCATCTTTGGTATTCAATTGGTATTATGTTTTCATCACAACTGAATGCGCCCATGTCTCTGCTCTTCACCCGCGCAGAAAGGATTTTCATGAAAAGAAAGCTGCTCACTGGCATGCTTGCCCTCACGGTTTCTCTCGCCCAGGCCCAGCAGGCCGAAACCCCTGAAATTCCGGCACCCGAACACATCGTGGTGGCCTATTACCCTTCATGGGGGGTGTATGGCAAGAATTACTTTGTGCAGGACATCCCAGCAGACAAGATCACCCACATCAACTACGCCTTTGCCAATGTGAATGCAGAAGGCAAGTGCGTGCTGGGTGACCCCTGGGCCGATGTGCAGAACGGCAACCTTGGTGTGGTGGGCGAAGGAGACAAAGCCCTCAAGGGCAACTTTGCTGCAATCAAACAACTGAAAGCAAAACACCCCAGCCTCAAAGTGTTGATCTCGGTGGGTGGATGGACCTTCAGCAAATACTTCTCGGTCGCCGCCCGCACCCCGGAAAGCCGCAAAGCCTTCGTGGACTCCTGCGTGAACATGTTCATCCACGGGCAATACGACGGGGTGGACCCACAGTATGGGCAGGGTGTTTTTGATGGCATCGACATCGACTGGGAATATCCTGTGGTGATGGGCAACGCTGGAAACATCGTGGACCCCAGCGACAAACAGAACTACACCCTTCTGATGGAGGACTTCCGTGAAGCCCTCAACCGGGCCTCCCTGCAGACCGGACAGGAATACCAGCTCACCATTGCTGCAAGTGCCAGCCCCACCATTTTGCGTGAGCACATGGAAACCGCCAACCTCGCCAACGTGCTGGACTTCATCAACCTGATGACTTACGACTATCACGGGTCCTGGGACGCCACCACCAACCACCACAGCTCCCTGTATGCTTCGGACAGAGAGCCCTCTGGCGACATCAACAGTGTGGACAACACCGTTCAGACGGTGCTGGATCTGGGTGTGGACCCCAGACAGATCGTGGTGGGCATCCCCTTCTATGGCCGCAGCTACAAAGAAGTGGAATCTGGAAACAATGGTCTGTACCAGAAAACCACTGGAGGCGGGCCGGGCACCCTGGGTGAAGCAGGCGTCCTGAAATACGCCGATGTCCTCAAGCTGGAGATGAACCCCAACTACCGCAAGTTCCGCGACCGCCAGACCCGCACCACCTGGCTGTACAGCAAAAAAGACGGCATCTTCGTGGCCTACGACGACCCGGACACCATCAAAGACAAGGTGAAATACATCCGTAAACTGGGGCTTGGAGGCGCCATGTTCTGGGAACTCAGCCAGGACGATGGAAGCCTGCTCAACGTGCTGGACGCTGGCCTGAATCCTTAATCCCCCAGTTCTCTCAAACCACCAAAAGCAGGAAAGTCCATCATGTTATCCTGTCCCTGATGATGGACCTTCCTGCGTATGTTTTTGTCTACGGCACCCTGAAACCCGGTTACCGCAACTACCCTGTGGCCCTGAAAGCTGGACCTCATGATGTGGTGGGTCGGGCCACCTTGAAGGGGTTCACCATGTTCGGTCTGAGTCCCGAGTTTTACCCTGGCATCACCGAAGGAGATGGGGTGATTGAAGGCGTGGTTCTGAAGTACCACGACATGGACACCGCCCTTCCCATTCTGGATGAGCTCGAAGAGCTGCACCTGGACCCTCCGGGGTACCGCCGGGATGTGTTAACCGTTCATTTAGAAGACGGAAGCCTTCTGGACTGCATCGTATACATTTACATCAGACAGTCCAGGCTTCAGCAGGCAGGCATTTATTCCATCCCGACAGGAGTCTGGCAGGAGGACTGAATTGAAACTCTTGATTGGCACGGGCGGGTACACCAACGATGACTGGCTGGGCCTGATTTACCCTGAGGGCACCAAACAGGGGGATTACCTGGGCATTTACAGCCGTTACTTCAATGCTGTGGAGGTCAACAGCTCTTTTTACGCCATTCCAGGTGAAAAAGCCTTCGCTGGCATGCTGCGCAAGACCGACGGCAAGACCATGTTCACGGTGAAACTGAACAAGGTGTTCACCCATGAGCGCAGTTACACCGAAGATGACGTGCAGCGGATGATCCTCTCTCCCAAGCCCATCCGCGAAGCAGAAATGCTGGGGCCTTTTCTGGCCCAGTTTCCTTATTCCTTCAAGCGCACCCCCGAGCACCGCAAGTACCTGCAGCATCTGGTGATGGCTTTTGAAGGGCACCCTCTGGCCGTGGAATTCCGTCACGCCTCCTGGCTGAAAGAGGAGGTGCTGGAGGCCTTCAAGGAACTGGGCCTCATCTGGGTCAGTGCCGATTATCCCCCGATGGAGGGCCTGCCCCCATATCAGGTGCAGGCCAGCTCAAAAACCGTGTACATCCGTCTGCATGGCCGCAACAAGGAAACCTGGTGGGAAGGCCAGAGCGCCTCTGACCGCCATGATTACAGGTACAACGAAGAGGAAATCCAGGACATCGCAGACCAGATTGCGGCCATCAAAGATGTGGACACGGTTTACCTGTTTTTCCAGAACACCACCAAGGGGCACGCCCTGTTCAATTACCAGACCCTCAAAGACGCCCTGAAGCAGCATGATCTGGTGGTAGACATTCCCAAAGGGTCCGGGCTATTCTGAGCCCATGCTGGAACGGTTCAAACACATTCACATTCTGGGCGGGTCCGGATCGGGCACCACCACCCTGGGACGCCACCTCTCAGAAGACTTCGGGCACTTCCATCTGGACACCGATGATTACTTCTGGGAAAAGACCGACCCGCCCTTCACCACCATCCGACCTGTTCCAGAACGGCTCGTGCAGCTCCGACACAAATTCCAGAGCCATGAGAAATGGATTCTTTCCGGTTCGCTGGTGGGCTGGGGCGATGTTTTGATCCCCGAGTTCGATCTGGTGATCTTCGTGACCCTCCCCGGACCTGTGCGGATGCAGCGCCTGAAAGCCCGCGAAATTCAGCGCTATGGGGAAGAAGCCCTGCTACCTGGTGGCCACGCCCATGAGGCGCACGAGAAATTCATGATCTGGGCCAGCCAGTACGACACTGCAGATGAGACCATGCGCAGCCTGAGACTGCACCGCCAGTGGCTCACCCGGTTCACAGTGCCTGTGGTGCATCTGGAAGGGGAGATGACCTACCAGGAACAGTTGCAGGAAATTGAGAAACAGCTTTCCAGGCGGTAAAGCAACTCAAAAAAGAGAGCCTGCAAAACGGGCTCTCTTTTTGATTTTGTTTCAGTGCTTTCCTTCAGTACTCTGCTTCAAATGTCCTGCCTGACCCTGAGGTCACGACCAGATGAAAACCAGAAGCTCTGGGCGTCAGGGTGCAACTTTTCATCTGATCTGGCAGGGCAGGGGGTGCCCCGGCTTTGATCAGACGGGCATCGAAGCAGGAGGAGAGTCCTGTGAGGGACACCTTCTGGCTCTCAGCAACAGCGATGGCCTGATACACCTTCATGCCAAAACTTTCCAGCTGGGCAGCTTCAGCGCGGTCTTTGTTGCCCGGTTGAGGGACCCACAGTGCATAAAATCCCCCCAGCATCAACAGCACAAAAGCCACCCACACAACAGCAGGTGTTCTGGATGCAGCCTTCCGGGGGGTCAGGTTCACTGGAGATCGGCAAACTTCCTGAACAGGGCCTCTGCACTTGCAGGAGGGACCATCTTGGTGATTTCTTTTGAGCCGTAAGAAGCGATTTCCTTGACCATGCTGGAACTGACATAAGACCAGCGGGTGGCGGCCATGATGAAGACGGTCTCGACATCCGGGTTCATCTGGCGGTTCAGGTGGGCAATCTGCAACTCGTACTCGTAATCGGACACGGCCCGGAGGCCACGCAGAATCACGGTGGCTTTTGTTTCACGCATGTAATCCACCAGCAGACCTCCGAACGCTTCCACCCGCACGTTGGGCAGGTGTTCGGTGGCTTTGCGCAGGATCTCCAGACGCTCCTCAATGGTGAAGAGGTGTTTTGAGACCTTGCGGGGGTTTTGCAACACGGCCAGGGTCACTTCTGGAAAGAGCTTGCATGCCCTGGAGAGCACATCCATGTGCCCGTTGGTGATGGGATCAAACGACCCCGGGAACACTGCTTTGATAGGCTGGATCATCTTGCCCCCATCATAAACACCTCTGGAAATGGTGTAGCAACTTTCAATTCTCTTTCCAGTACAACGACAGCGCGTTGCTGCCGTACTCCCTGCGGTCCAGGGTGAACCCCTCACGTTCTGGAAGACGGGTTTTGTCTGGATGCTGCACGATGACCACCCCATCGTCGTTCAGGGGAACATGTTCAAGCACATCCTGTGCAATCTGGGGAATGTCCAGCGGATACGGAGGATCAACAAAAACCACATCCTGGGGTCCCACCCTGTTCAGGTAATACTTCGCGTCTCCCAGATGGATCTTGACCCGCAGGTTGAGGGCACGGGCGTTTTTGTCCATCACCGAGACCGCCCCCTTGCTGTTGTCCACCAGGGTCACCTGAAAGCCTCTGCTGGCCGCTTCCAGACCCACTGCCCCACTCCCGGCATACAGGTCCAGAAAGGCACTCCCTTCTTCGTAATGCTGTGCGAGGATGTCAAAAAGGCTTTTGCGGACTTTGGCTCCGGTGGGAACAGCAGTGGCAGGCACAGTCAGGCTGCGGCCCTTGGC from Deinococcus cellulosilyticus NBRC 106333 = KACC 11606 encodes:
- the mutS gene encoding DNA mismatch repair protein MutS; amino-acid sequence: MSLTGRLVLKGTGDGALPPMLEQYVQLRDLYAEYLLLFQVGDFYEAFGEDAERLSRLLGITLTHKTSKDFVTPMAGIPIRALDPHVEKLLHLGVKVAIADQLEEPGSGLVHRNVTQLLTPGTLTEERLLSIDENYLGAVATGDGYALALLDVSTGEFKCALLTSRGALYDELSKHRPKELLLAPELKDNPALYAEFQTRFPIMFSETSFEIAECEQALSGQFGRIPDHLDVVALRRACGAALKYATFAQQGHLTMVTRLTRFDPGAHMHLPESTLNALEVFKPNSAGSLTLLDVLSETRTSGGKRRLRAWLRQPLLDEVLISDRLQAVEDLVKQPLARNKIRSQLYRAHDLERLSARVSTGRATPREVAALARTLELLPELHDALKGFSGLLQDLRSRLSDLPDAVSLIRAALVEDPPIKLSEGGLIRDGFNADLDNLRQEALSGRTWMADLEQTERVRTGIGNLKVSYNQVFGYYLEVTSAHFSKIPDDYHQIATLKDRARFVRPDIRDRERQIARAESAAIALEAEVFQNLRDELKAHADHLSLLASAFSDLDVLCALAEVASLNHWVRPRLSRDLQLVQARHPVVEKNLGEKFIPNDAAMNPSRHLLVITGPNMAGKSTYLRMVALCALLHQIGSFVPAESASLPLFDAIHTRIGASDDLAGGRSTFMVEMTELAGILHTATSRSLIILDEVGRGTSTLDGLAIAWSSLEHLQSLGAYTLYATHYFELTHLESKLPGVVNLHVAAQEEAGGLVFYHQVMEGAASESYGVSVAKLAGLPAGVTDRADRLLRSFRAREREQYHEVLRRLSTMEVSRLTPLEALKALHDLQMMLHAGELS
- the mutL gene encoding DNA mismatch repair endonuclease MutL, with product MIQILPVDIQRLIAAGEVITRPLDVVRELIDNALDASATRIDIELSGGGLTAISVKDNGSGIPAEELAKAPLRHATSKIQNMQDVHAIRTLGFRGEALWSIAYAGYLQITTRPQHQLGGTELFAFQDRVRVAPTACPAGTRVTVMKLFEELPARLRIQMQPSSEYRDIIMLVGRYILHHPQVSFKLVLDGELKFQHVSSDLIHAVGTVFGPLSANRMMNVQTPMVQGVISRPELTRPRRDRMHLSVNGRPIQATNELENAIISGYGEFLPANQAPTCILNLTLPPETLDVNIHPTKTQVAFQNLSEVLEALKTAVRDSLLQHPLAQSAPLPKVVTEPLQDKNSLPDFRMIGVYRELYFLAESEGDLWVIDAHAAFERIWYEKLQVAFRKAEPLELPSPEMVQLGAEALGILLERAPMLMQWGFHLEPFGANLVRVRSIPQTLSKLPIQNAVQLVIDSAISGSDPERDVLARLACLPSLKAGQIRADHGQELINGLKSCQNPWVCPHGRPTTLRLPERDIAHAFGRRGVRDLPRGRDAEKAESQEPSDQHEAALSAKRAAP
- a CDS encoding glycoside hydrolase family 18 protein encodes the protein MKRKLLTGMLALTVSLAQAQQAETPEIPAPEHIVVAYYPSWGVYGKNYFVQDIPADKITHINYAFANVNAEGKCVLGDPWADVQNGNLGVVGEGDKALKGNFAAIKQLKAKHPSLKVLISVGGWTFSKYFSVAARTPESRKAFVDSCVNMFIHGQYDGVDPQYGQGVFDGIDIDWEYPVVMGNAGNIVDPSDKQNYTLLMEDFREALNRASLQTGQEYQLTIAASASPTILREHMETANLANVLDFINLMTYDYHGSWDATTNHHSSLYASDREPSGDINSVDNTVQTVLDLGVDPRQIVVGIPFYGRSYKEVESGNNGLYQKTTGGGPGTLGEAGVLKYADVLKLEMNPNYRKFRDRQTRTTWLYSKKDGIFVAYDDPDTIKDKVKYIRKLGLGGAMFWELSQDDGSLLNVLDAGLNP
- a CDS encoding gamma-glutamylcyclotransferase family protein produces the protein MMDLPAYVFVYGTLKPGYRNYPVALKAGPHDVVGRATLKGFTMFGLSPEFYPGITEGDGVIEGVVLKYHDMDTALPILDELEELHLDPPGYRRDVLTVHLEDGSLLDCIVYIYIRQSRLQQAGIYSIPTGVWQED
- a CDS encoding DUF72 domain-containing protein is translated as MKLLIGTGGYTNDDWLGLIYPEGTKQGDYLGIYSRYFNAVEVNSSFYAIPGEKAFAGMLRKTDGKTMFTVKLNKVFTHERSYTEDDVQRMILSPKPIREAEMLGPFLAQFPYSFKRTPEHRKYLQHLVMAFEGHPLAVEFRHASWLKEEVLEAFKELGLIWVSADYPPMEGLPPYQVQASSKTVYIRLHGRNKETWWEGQSASDRHDYRYNEEEIQDIADQIAAIKDVDTVYLFFQNTTKGHALFNYQTLKDALKQHDLVVDIPKGSGLF
- a CDS encoding AAA family ATPase; the encoded protein is MLERFKHIHILGGSGSGTTTLGRHLSEDFGHFHLDTDDYFWEKTDPPFTTIRPVPERLVQLRHKFQSHEKWILSGSLVGWGDVLIPEFDLVIFVTLPGPVRMQRLKAREIQRYGEEALLPGGHAHEAHEKFMIWASQYDTADETMRSLRLHRQWLTRFTVPVVHLEGEMTYQEQLQEIEKQLSRR
- the coaD gene encoding pantetheine-phosphate adenylyltransferase, giving the protein MKAVFPGSFDPITNGHMDVLSRACKLFPEVTLAVLQNPRKVSKHLFTIEERLEILRKATEHLPNVRVEAFGGLLVDYMRETKATVILRGLRAVSDYEYELQIAHLNRQMNPDVETVFIMAATRWSYVSSSMVKEIASYGSKEITKMVPPASAEALFRKFADLQ
- a CDS encoding RsmD family RNA methyltransferase, producing the protein MSNLRILGGSAKGRSLTVPATAVPTGAKVRKSLFDILAQHYEEGSAFLDLYAGSGAVGLEAASRGFQVTLVDNSKGAVSVMDKNARALNLRVKIHLGDAKYYLNRVGPQDVVFVDPPYPLDIPQIAQDVLEHVPLNDDGVVIVQHPDKTRLPEREGFTLDRREYGSNALSLYWKEN